In Glycine max cultivar Williams 82 chromosome 15, Glycine_max_v4.0, whole genome shotgun sequence, the DNA window AAAGTACACTTTGATTTTTCAGCTTGGTCGgtgatttcttatttttctcagGCAATTAGAGTTTTGACTCTGTTAATTAATCAACAACCATCCCTAAATGCCGGTCTCATATAGCTGCTGagctcatttatattttttataaaaaaaatcaaagtatattgaaaataaaaaaaatgagatttgtgttaatttaataagtatacattgtcttcaaattttagttgcaacaacatataaaaatctagtcctttctttttatttaataaaaaaattctatttatgaaagggtaaatattactttttattcgtcaatgcatttttttaaatatagaaatttataataggtatttttattttaaaaataaacaagataGATTAACAAGAAAATagctatataaatatttatattttatcttttaacaaaaagaaataactgAATTTTTATCGGCGACGTTCAAGACGTTACGTTTGTagtatttaactatttattaacGTTTCCTAAAAAAAGGTACTCCAGTACTATTTATTAACGTGTTTGGTTTAAAATAATAGGTAGTTTCAAAGATGCACTATAATTGGACAATATTCATAAGATGCAATGGGCTGGCCGGCATTGACACATAACAATGCAACACGTTTATTGGGCTTGTTATTAATAATTAGGGAATGCTTTCATTTCATGCCACCATTAGTTTTACCTGAGAACCCTGGAATAATGAAGGAAATTAAATGAATCATTTAGAAAATACAGAGAATGGAAAGAGAAGAATGAAATATGActgaaaagaatatttaaatacCAAATCCAACCTCTGCaaagtaaaagaaatttttgaaaaaatcaaacaaaaaatctctTCTTTTTAAAGAATTCTTCCAATAATTTATCTGAccctaatgttttaaaaaagaagtgTGCGCAGTACTTTTGTGCATTTGGtactaattgttttttttttacttgtttagATGTTTAAAATACTCCAAAGTCCTCCGAATTAAGAGAAGATTGAATTATTCGCAACAATTTATAAGGACTTTGGAGTCTCGTTATAATTCCAAATTTTACACTAAATTAAAAACTTTCAAACAATGAGCTTGACTCAAATCTTACATGAAACaacaatatttcaaaaaatgctATAGgaatgtagcaaagtcatttaTTCCCAAATGaagtcatatttttaaattagaaaaacattatttattgaaaacttaAACATTTATCATGTGCACACAAACTTCCACTAATCTAACAAAGAAAGTTCTATGCACATGAAAGTCATCACAAAaacatttattgaaaaaataaacacttatCACGTGCATATAAAGTTGGTTTTTCTCTTattcttcaattttaaaataaaaatttatttcacagGAGTAAATGAATATGGTTACTTGCGGTGATAAAATACGATACATTCCTACCATGGATAAAGAGTTGACCAATAAGATTAGCAGGAGTTGCATCTTACTactattaaaatgaataaattttagaGATAAAGGTAAAAGTTTACTCGCCAGAAACACCGTACGAGTAAAAGGTGTTATGGTGAAGGATTGAACCTGTATTTTCCAACATGAATTTTAAACCGATTGAAACAAGTTCGTTGATAGGTTCGTAAAACAATGTAGTTGACAAACAACGAGGTTAGGTGAACACGATAGCCAGATGGTTCCCACCCAATGAAGGGCATGCTACGCAAGGGTGTAGAATTTGTGGATCCTAACCGAGTACGTAGTAGTAATTTTGTTGATCCTAACACATTATACTATCATAAAGTGTAAGCAATTAATTCAACAGGTCACTCAAAAAAACACAGAAAAccaatagtaattaaaaaacattcatCCAGCAACAATGAGAACGGGTATAATAATTGACTAAACCGTCAAAATCCCTAGGATAGAGGCAAAAATATTCCTCATACAATAACTTCAAGCTAAATAAAACCCACAAATCTAGGCATGCCTGCAGCAACTCAGTTGGCTTTCACATGCTGCAGAACAACATTATAGGCTTCATGTTCCTCCCCGAAATCCTGCAAAATGCAAATACTTAGCATTCCAAAACACTCCAATATTTCCATTTAAAATACAAAGCCAATCAAGACCCCTTACCTTGACAACCACACATGAGCAACCAGTTACCTTCCTAGCCTTTCCCTCTGAATCAATCTTACACAACTGCAAGAAAaagatttaacatattttaatacaACAAGACCCCGTTTGCTCATCCTTATTCAAACACACCCAATCATTTGGAAACTGTGAGTAAATTTAATGGAACAAAGAATTGAAGTAGCATGGCTTAGAGTCCCCAAGGCACTTACACCAGCCCATTCTCCAAGGGTCTTTGCACTTGGAACTGTCAAAAGGCTAACATTGTGCTCTGCACAAAGAGCCTTCACCAGTTTCACATAATCAGGTTGGTCACAATCTTCTGCTAGAACGCAGAGCTGTGCAGCATGCTTCTCGATCACCTTAGCACCTTCATGAAGACCTCGTGCAAGACCACCATAGGCCAGAGATTTTCTCAGCACAAGCTGTAGAGCAGTCATGATGTCCATTGGCTCACCTGGAATTGAAGCAGCAGGTGCCTCAGCTGCAACAGCTACCTCTTCACTACATTAATTAAAGCATTCTGAACAGTCAGGAGTAACTTCCACAAAAATCCTAAACTCGTCAAGGAAAAGCTACTCGGGAAACAGGAGTGCAATACACACACGTAGGAGGATGTGGACAATTCTTACCAGCAGCTTCTACATGATTTCCACACTAATACAAATGATTAGTTTCTGTagcttttcttaatttcttctaatGATAACTAAGGTGCAGTGCTGTCGGATTCAATTCTCCAAAGCAGCTCTTACATATTTCTCTAAtccatttgaaatttttacaaAACAATTCCTATGataaatgcaacaaaaaaaaatgccaaCAATGCCAAGAATTATTATAGATTACAGCAGATACTTCATACATCTCCACACAAAGAAACATGGGTGGAATAAATCACAAAGTGGAAAATTGGAACAAAGACTCCATCAGGGTTCAACTTGAAAACCAATTAGAATTCATTGAAACAAAAAGATGCCGGTATTTCAATAAAACCATTCCAAATCAATATGTTAAAAAACCGAAACTTGAACCCACCAAAATCTAACCTCAAGGCAGCGCATACCCACAAACAGACATTGTAATTAGTAAATGTGTCCTCGCTACCAAAATTTTCGTACTGAAGGAACCATTCTCAGGCAACAgtaacatgattttgaaaagGTCGTtctactaaatattaatttcaaaatttaagagaaaaaaaggaacTTCTCCTAGTGGGGGGAAATGGCATACCCTGACATCTTTTCTAGCTGATTTCAAAAGAAACACTCTGCTTCTTTcctgcaaaaacaaaaacaacaaaacaaatcaGAGATCGTGCCAACACATTAATACCCAAAGAGATGGGGCATTttcaaacttaaaagaaaagttttcatCTTTATCTTCATCAGTTAATGAGCATACGTGACAGAGTGAATAAGAGAGAAAGGGAAAGACCTTGGGGAGCAAACGGCCGAAATCCTAGGTCTGCGCTTCTGATATGaaaaatgcagaaaaaaaaatggaaatttatatgacaaaccataaaccctaacaaTTTAACTTGAAAAGTCGGAAATGTCCCTCTTCGTTTtggttttccttttaaattaaataaaaacttggAATTTCATGTGAACTTTAATTTTCctaatttattcataaattgatttttggataaaatataattttaataaatatagttaaattttattttagtttttcaaacaattttcaTTAGGTAATGAAATCCTATTATTTAACgtgaataatatatatgtttaaattaaatacaaatgaaGGATCAAATtacatcattttataatttttaacgggataatattttcttaaagtttATTATTAGATTGAAAGTTTCtttcacataaattatatatccaaaatttcatattaatctaaaatcatttgttatcttatttatataaattaaaattgacgtaatataaatattctgaaatatactaaaatatgaatcatttaattatttttttatgttgtttaatttgataaaatttgacacACAAAATCTTGATGATATATAGATATAATTCAACGATTTGatcaataaaatcatattatatatcaaattatcaagataatataataatcataaaaattaaacttatataatttgatttctccttttttatatatatatatatatatatatattataattctttattttatgatatggaaagctttttttattattttgttaaaaaattccCATGTACTATCATTTATGATGTTTgtaacttccttttttttttttagaaacgaGGTTAGGAAGTGGGATGGTTAAAATGAGGTGAATAGTAAAATCAAGCATATGGATGGATTTGCAACTTAAGCCTAATTTGTATAAACCTATAAATATaaggttaaaataattttaaccctcctattttatctattttgtaactttgatcctcttattttaaaatatagatatttaatcttttattttttgccaATAAAccattttagtaaaattataaaattttcctatttttctttttatattttaattaattaactcatTTTTGTTAGTACTTTAAATGAATGTGTTAGGACTAGAGTTCAAttgcattaaaataaaataaaaacaaaacattcaaaattgaatattagataaaaattgctgattcaaaaactaaatatttttatttaaaagtaaaagactaaaattgtgGATTGGACAAAATAATGAGATCATAATGATATTTGAGTTTAATGGCtatgaatatttaataataaatcacctgttaaattattttaaaataattattttaaaaattaacaaatttactaTATCATTgcatacaaaattttaatttttaggccGTTTGTAACATTTTTCTCTCATGTTATTTTAGCCTAATAAGTATAAATAAGTGAGCTTGGCCTGGGTAATGGTTAGCTCGCGTCCATACCGTAGACTagcctatattttttttttaaaacctataACCTCAtttataggattttttttttgaaaaaaaaaaccattgggCTTCTGTAATCGACCTTCATCAAGTTTCCTTCATATTTAGGTTCGTACTAATTATATGTCTCTTTTTACTCTTCGCACCCTATTGCTTTTTAACAAAAATGTCCTTCACAAAAACTAGTTTCTGATacgtaatttttaaaatgtaaccCAATATGCAACtagttttcataaaatatgtaaaaacaatgagagaaaaaatgaagaactgAGATGGGCAAGATGGCtttgaagagaagaaaatagagaATAGTGAGAAATGAAGGTGCAAGGAGGGAGAGGGGAGAAATGAAGTTCAGAGAAAGAAAGGGGATGCTATAGGGAGAGGAGGGGACTAAGGATGAAGGTGAGAGTAGTTTATGTGTTCCATCAGATCCTAATTTTGTCTGCCCCTCCccccttccccccccccccccccccaaaaaaaaagaatgaaggaaagaaaaagataagagaaaacatgtaaaaaaaaaaaagaggagagaaaaataaaaaagacaaaaaaaaagaaaaacatgtaaaaaagaaaaaaaaaaaagagaaaaaaaggaaaaaataaaagaaaaaatatatactgtGTGACCTATTAGACTCTCAAGGAGAGCCCATTAGGTGAAGAGGAGGGAGCACAATGTATAAAAGAGGAAAGAGAATTGTACATTAATGGCATAGAGATGCAACACGGATCTCGAGGACGAAAAATGAACCAATTGTGTCATGTCATTTGGCAACGTCATTAGAGAAGAGAGAGGGGTCACCCACTAACCCCTCATTCCCTCACTCTCTCATATTTTCCTCTCCTTTCTTCCTCTCCCTTTCTTCTCTTCCCCATtcgttctttcttttttctttcttttcatgatCTATTGCTTTGTTCCTTTCTATCTCATCGGTGGGCACCTTGGTCGCCGATGAGGTTCATGTGGATCAAAttgctattttttatttgttattgcattttattttggGGTTTTCACACATTCCGTAATCACCTTTACTTTTTTCGttattgttttgtttgtgtCACCATCGTCATCGTGTCACTGCCGTCCTTGTAACAATGGGCCCTACACCAGTGGCGTTTGGGAGACGCACCACCCTTCATGGAGGTGTTACCCCCTTCCGCACCGTTTTGGAGGTTATGCACTAAGGGTTTTTCAACCGTGTTGCCTAATTACGGGTTGTACTGAGTCACCCTGACGTGGTTCCAACCCtagcaaaagaaaagaacattgTTGTTTATAACCCCCTTTTAACATAtacacttctttttcttttgggcaTAGTCCGTTTCTTTTAagtctgaaataaaataaaaattaatatgtatacCCCTTTTTAATCACAtgcacatttttttcattttgggccTAGCCTGTTTTTGTGAAgtgtcaaataaaataaaactaatagttACACTTTCTCCTTTATATATGCATCCTTGCCAGTTAGGTTGGTGAACATGCCCACCATATTAGCACTCCATCGATGTTGACTAAGTCAAACCCAACCCTTTGACTTTggcaaaaaaaaagacaaaagagaaacaaaaaaagaaagtaaaaataattataaatattagtggatagttttttattttattttatttctttattgtctatatcatttatttcatccttcaatgtgattttctttttatcattgcCTAGAATATTAGTggatagttttttattttattttatttctttattgtcTATACATGTCAGCACTCCACCAACGTATTGTAAATATCTcgttatttatcttatttttctcaTGTTTTAATCACGCATCCTTAATTATTAAGTGTACTCCCCATCTCTATTTTATTCCTTTCCATTCTCAttctatttatttgattttgtagcACTAtgtcaataatttatttatttttgcaaatttgCATTAGTATTCTTTGTACATGCTTACGTTTTGTGCATCTCATGCTGGGTCTTCGACTTGTTTAGTGGTGTTTCAATAACGTGTGAGTAAATTATATGAATGTCATGTTGGGTTTTTGATTTGCTTGAGTTCACAAAgtttacaataaaattaaagtcttttttaaaaaaggtaacattctcaaataaattatcgctaaattttcctttttcacGTTCCATGCACTCCATGTTGGGTTTCTAACTTGCTTGGTGGTGTTTCAATAAagtgtgagtaaattttgtcaatgtcatgttgggtctctAACTTACTTGAATTCACAAAGTTTAccacaaaatcaaaatcttttaaaataataataataatagaataaaataaaatcaacccaacacaaaaactttttttctacaaaaaattatttaagtttagttttcttattacacatgggaatacgtaggagcaaagacAAATCTCTTGCCGacctaaaaaagtaaaaaaaaagaagataaaatttcttcttttttctatttttccctaaatgaacaaaaatataataacacatAATTCACGTTTTCAAGAgaagataataattaaaaaggtactttctttttcatcacactcattaaaggttgtcatctTCATGACAGACACGTAAGATGCTAATACTTTCTTTGTGCATAAACAACttggaatattatttttttctcaaatcgtAGAccatttatttctctttttttcccaatgttttccttaaataaatgtAGGTGTCAACTCGCCAAGTTTATCCTTTTTTTGGGAAACaatatatctaattttatttcACCGTCCCGTCGTGTCCCACGTTGTGATAGTGACAATAAAAGGGTGTAAATAGGTACTCccccatttttttataaagaaaaactaAGTGAGTTGAGCCTTATAAGGCACTTGGACTGCCACATTGTCTCTACAAGAGAATATTAgccatgatttattttttctttaagtcTTACGCGACTGAATAGGTTGGTTCGTGAGTTAGTGGATTAATCTCATTTTAGATTAAACTACTAATTTGCTCTTCAAACAATTACACTCTATTGAATAATTCTtaagttaataaatttgtttaagtAATCATTGAAATTAAATATCCATCAATTTAGTCTCTGAAATTATTTAAGTTAATACTTATGTAAGTTTGGATTTAAGAgtgtttttataagaaatatataagtATGATACTCTACCCAAACTTGCACaatgtcttttttattaaaGGACAAGGTTTAACAAGCTtgacaaatttataaaaatggaGGGGATTAAAATTTACCTAGAAATTAGTTCCTATTATGTCTCACCTTTTTACATCTTGAAGAAATTAAAGGAGAAATACATATTAAGATTctatatgactttttttttttgagaaaggTTTTGTATGActtaatgaatgaaaaaatttatctaatgggagaatgaaataaaaaatagaaaaaattatctattaaaaaataaataagaaaatataattaaattataaaagaccGATAAGAACTCAAGAAGTCAccaaaacttttatttatttgaattttgaacggTTCGATATATGATAATTACCAAAAAATTTCTATGTAAACCTTTGGCaatggaaattattttttaatctaaataatgacttttattattttcttattgagTGCTAATTCATCTCTCTTAAATGATAGAGTTTATTAAATCGGTCTAATTATCTAAAgagaatttttataatatatcctaaaactttaaatcttaaaatatgATGAAAGTATTGAGATAAAGCAAATAATGAAAGGGTATAATATGTTCAGAGCAACTTAAGGTAGTTACACTCACAGGCATCACAAAGACTAGAGCTACATTAAACAAAACATAGGAGCTAATGACGTGTGATGCATGTTTATTTAGATAAagcttttgctatttttttttagtggtcgaagactaattttatttacgatatatgattattatttgaatttagtaTTATAATTGGGGAATAAAAAACCCCAGAATTTTACTTTGTTTTCTGTATCTAAAAAATCTTGTTTTTTTGAACATGAAGAAATAAAGAAGTCATTGCAATTGCCGGAAATATTAGGCCTACTAGAGGAACAAAAATGGAAGGAAAGTTTATCATAAAATGGGTTCAATTATTGGCTTAAAGAATTTTTGTATATAATCAGAATTGAACATAAATTTTATcgttaaataaattgttttcatccatgtaaattaaaacacaagaaGACTTAATACCAATATACCAATCGTTCGAGTTATAAAGCGTCCGCTGTCAAGTTCGAATATGtccatatttaaattattttaattttaataccaAAGAGTGCACTATCTTTCTCTAAAGACCATAAATCAAATAACCAATTAATAGCAGCTTTATTCGCGATTCTCTTTTTTGTGATTAGTGGAGAGACCTCGTATTAGTACACAGCCAGGGAAGGCTTATATACAACAACCCATTAGGTCTaatctttttgtcttttattgacataattaatcaagtaattagaaaattaaaaactagaTGGATGGCCTACCAACAAAACCAATAAGAACTGCACTTAATCATATGTTCTCCACCTTCTCTTTCGCTGCCTTTTCCTAAACAATTAATTTTCCCCAACACAGATGCTGTGATCTTCTGCTTTAATAGgaatctttcatttcttttcccAAATACAGAGGATTGAaaaagaagattcaagagagAATTGAGGGAGAAAAAGTTGAGTTCAGATCTTCCCACAAACAAATACAGAGGATTGAAAAGGAGGAAAAACTTCACTTTGAATTTGagtgacaataaaaaataatccaagATAATGAATGGGCTCGATCAGTGATCCCTACTAATTGTAAATTTTAGAAAGACTTTGACTAAGAAtgtttaatcaattattttttccattctctttcttttttttttttttgtgcttatGTGCCCGCTGAGAATTGAGTTAGAGGCTAACCTGTCGAGGTGGAACTCCCGCTAAAGAGTGAACTTGTACTATTAGTTACTTTTCTAAGTATATAGACCTGAAAATTGAATCTTTAGCTGCATatctaaaaaacataattatttatcaacCATACCTCTTCTAAGCTGGTTATATCTTTCGTCCATAACCAATTACAAATACTATTACACGCACACAGCAGGATTTTCAGGGCTGAATAATTTGAACTATTTATACATTATAATAGTTATTGCAGTTACTAGAAATTAAGGAGAGCAGATTTCCTGCTATAGACGAGGTTGTCCTTTGCATGGCTAGTTAATCAGCCTAAATAACAAATCGTATGTGATTCAGTTTCAGGGTCTTGAACCACTAATTCATGCTACTTATTGAGTCCTAATTAACTGATTCATATGGTTGCCAATGGTGTGGGGTTAAACTTTCAATCTTCCTAACACCTGGCTCCAAGCAATCAAATGTGATAGCAAAACGTGGAGCAATCAGAGCCAGcattttcttctctcttgtCCAGTGAGTGAAAAGTAGTCACTCTCTTTTCGCACACTGTGAAACTCATAATTAGTAGGGAATGACATTGAGATTTTCTTCAAGACCAAAAAACTGAGATGATAATTAAGTGCTCTATGCGGGCCATTTTGACATATATGTTGCAATGAAATGTGAAGGGTTTCTTTCCGGATTAACTTTATTAGCACTGCAAACATGTTCATTGAAATCTCATTTTAAGAAATTGTGGTTTAGAATAATATAGAGCATGCATTATGTTGTGTCATCAAACTAGTCTCTTGTTTACTCATCAATTGCGCCTGCAGAATCTATAATTTTTCCCCCTACGTCTAAGGCGTCTTGTTTGAACCAAATTTGCTTTTTGATTAATAGCATAATTGGCTAAAATTAAAGGGAGTACATTATTGAAGCCAATGACAGAAGAAAAGGAACGGTGCacattaaaacaacatggtACATAGCGTGTGCAGGCAGAATTCTATATTTGAAGTAAGTTGACCGATTGATGTAGAGTGGATAAAGTGGAGGACAAAATGATACAAAATGCCAACTCATTTTGACccttacaatttaatttttgtttggagtcccacctttcaacattgtaATGCATGCATTCTCTTTGAAGTTGAAGTTCAGTTCATTTTTGAGAGGGGCTCTTCCATTCCATTCGCCTACTTTTAAAGCAATCCCGACCAAAATGTTTTTGTATAAAGTGAGTACATTACTGCAGTTTAGCTGTCCCAAACACATACTATACCATATTCTCTGGGTGTCCAATTTCTTAGGGTTGTTCACGATACTGAGAAGGTactgatttaattaaataaaaataaacattttcttaattagGTAATTTTAACATTGTTTTTCTATCAGAATTAGAGTTTTATCTAAATAATATACTTACTCAAGTTTGTATTAAAagtcaatataaatttttaaggtttttaaaaatttagtccaTTAAATTCAGGAAGTGCACCTAAATTCAgtccattaaataattaatattctatTCTTATTCTATTAGTTAAGGAAAATGTTTCATGAACATCCAAAAACTTATTCAACacctataaaaaaagaaaaaaatataaatataataagatttACGATATAATAGAAAGACAGAAAGAAATAAGAGATGTTAAtgagatatttaaaataaatgataattacTCATTAATTAAGTCTGTTATCAATGTTAGCCAAAATAATAAGTTGCCTCGTGTAATTAAGTCTCTCAACCATCATTTTGATTAGTAAAATCCAGCCTGAAATTTCAACTTATGAAATGACAAATTACTGTAATGTGAGTCTGAGAGGCATTTCGTGATGATAACAGATAACTAATTCTGAGATTCGTAAAGGGCATGAAGACGGAAGGGAACCACAAATATTGGAATGAAATCACTGAAAGAATTGGTGTCCCCTACCCTACTCAAGCTTATTAGGGTCTTCTCTCTATCCCTACATGATTTGATGTTTCACTTTGACAACATTTAGTTTCAGACTTGAAACATAAATTTCATTAATCATTATGCTGATTCTTGAGCAGTAACACAACAATGATATCATGTATGTATGCTAGATGCATGCTGCCCACAAAGCTCGTTAGTGTTGGGTCGTATTCATCTCTGTTTTGCTGATAGCATTTCATAATTGCTAC includes these proteins:
- the LOC100500093 gene encoding 40S ribosomal protein S12-like, with protein sequence MSGEEVAVAAEAPAASIPGEPMDIMTALQLVLRKSLAYGGLARGLHEGAKVIEKHAAQLCVLAEDCDQPDYVKLVKALCAEHNVSLLTVPSAKTLGEWAGLCKIDSEGKARKVTGCSCVVVKDFGEEHEAYNVVLQHVKAN